A region from the Diadema setosum chromosome 17, eeDiaSeto1, whole genome shotgun sequence genome encodes:
- the LOC140240419 gene encoding uncharacterized protein — MSIGSSTESCESDREPPVVLVLGHSYIGSLNSFIERDPTRNNLALEKSSVLAFLHDVGYTQPGNVFSASSQLDLVWELSPDAVVIDLGSNDLCELGATTESTVTALLDLALRIARIPGVRHVLVCSIIPRLFVPKWKTDFNAAVHDTNRLLAKFLENLPNVHFWRHRSFALNHSKLFMQDGVHFNEAGMLRYYRSIRGAVMKAYKMD; from the coding sequence ATGTCGATTGGAAGCTCAACTGAAAGCTGCGAGTCCGATCGCGAACCACCTGTCGTTTTGGTCCTCGGCCACAGCTACATTGGCAGCCTCAACAGCTTCATCGAGCGGGACCCGACCCGAAACAACCTGGCTCTAGAGAAGTCTTCTGTACTCGCCTTCCTTCACGACGTCGGATATACCCAGCCTGGTAACGTCTTCTCAGCCTCATCGCAGCTTGATCTCGTCTGGGAGCTGTCGCCCGATGCCGTGGTCATCGATCTGGGCTCTAACGATCTTTGCGAGCTAGGTGCAACCACCGAATCCACAGTCACCGCCCTGCTAGATCTTGCCCTCCGCATAGCTCGCATTCCTGGAGTCCGTCACGTTCTCGTGTGCAGCATCATCCCCCGGCTCTTCGTCCCCAAGTGGAAGACCGACTTCAACGCAGCCGTGCACGACACCAACCGGCTCCTCGCCAAGTTCCTGGAAAACTTACCCAACGTCCACTTCTGGCGGCATCGCTCCTTCGCCCTGAATCACAGCAAGCTCTTCATGCAGGATGGAGTTCACTTCAACGAGGCAGGCATGCTGAGGTACTACCGCAGCATCAGAGGCGCCGTGATGAAAGCTTACAAGATGGACTAG
- the LOC140240832 gene encoding uncharacterized protein, with product MSTGSCESDREPPVVLVLGHSYIGSLNSFIERDPIRNNLALEKSSVLAFLHDVGYTQPGNVFSASSQLDLVWELSPDAVVIDLGSNDLCELGATTESTVTALLDLALRIARIPGVRHVVVCGIIPRLFVPKWKTDFNAAVHDTNRLLAKFLENLPNVHFWRHRAFTQNHNKLFMQDGVHFNEAGMLRYFRTIRGAVMKAYKMD from the coding sequence ATGTCGACTGGAAGCTGCGAGTCCGATCGCGAACCACCAGTCGTTTTGGTCCTCGGCCACAGCTACATTGGCAGCCTCAACAGCTTCATCGAGCGGGACCCGATCCGAAACAACCTGGCTCTAGAGAAGTCTTCTGTACTCGCCTTCCTTCACGACGTCGGATATACACAGCCTGGTAACGTCTTCTCAGCCTCATCGCAGCTCGATCTCGTCTGGGAGCTGTCGCCCGATGCCGTGGTCATCGATCTCGGCTCTAACGATCTTTGCGAGCTTGGTGCAACCACCGAATCCACAGTCACCGCCCTCCTAGATCTTGCCCTCCGCATAGCTCGCATTCCTGGAGTCCGTCACGTTGTCGTCTGCGGCATCATCCCCCGGCTCTTCGTCCCTAAATGGAAGACCGACTTCAACGCAGCCGTGCACGACACCAACCGGCTCCTCGCCAAGTTCCTGGAAAACCTACCCAATGTCCACTTCTGGCGGCATCGCGCCTTCACCCAGAACCACAACAAGCTCTTCATGCAGGATGGAGTTCACTTCAACGAGGCAGGCATGCTGAGGTACTTCCGCACCATCAGAGGCGCCGTGATGAAAGCTTACAAGATGGACTAG